A window of the Coturnix japonica isolate 7356 chromosome 12, Coturnix japonica 2.1, whole genome shotgun sequence genome harbors these coding sequences:
- the SLC26A6 gene encoding solute carrier family 26 member 6, with the protein MAAEMVLSRRPGQPHGKVLSEADLEELAQRKPPSKTSAHDCLRKARCSASTAKSLLFRFLPVLRWLPRYPVKDWLLGDIASGFSVGIMHLPQGLAYALLAGLPPVTGLYSSFYPVFLYFFFGTSRHNSVGPFAVISVMIGSVTDSLMPSEDFLEFVNGTNVTVVNEAQRDAARVELVATITVLSGIFQVALGLLQFGFVVTYLSDPLVRGYTTAASVHVLISQLKNVFGVSLGEHSGPLSLFVTFIEICKKLPETNVGTLVTAIIAMVAIFIVKELNHKFAAKLPMPIPIELITIIISTGISYGVNLNSKFGISVVGNIPSGLKPPVVPNASYFGQVVGNAFAIAVVGYAICISLGKIFALKHGYKVDSNQELIALGLSNFLGGFFQCFAISCSMSRSLVQESTGGNSQVAGVISSLVILVTILKIGELFHDLPKAILSAIIIVNLKGMFKQFKDLHTLWKSNRVDLMVWVVTFIATLLLNLDIGLGASVAFALLTVIFRTQLPHYSILGRVTDTNVYKDVAEYEKAEEVPGIKIFRSSSTIYFANVELYSDALKKKSGINVDRLIEKKKKALKKLKKQQKKAEKEKAKRKKDTEAECNGPGLAVIELSEEEDRAPAEPTLRSLGLPQPDFHAVILDFSPVNFVDTVSIKILKNIFRDFHEIEVDVFVACCPASVLAQLERGNFFSSTITKHCFFPSVNDAVLHINAPSVRPASENRSTKM; encoded by the exons ATGGCGGCTGAGATGGTGCTGAGCCGCCGGCCTGGGCAGCCCCATGGCAAAGTGCTGAGTGAGGCTGACCTGGAGGAGCTGGCACAGAGGAAACCTCCCAGCAAGACCTCAGCACACGACTGTCTCCGGAAGGCAAG ATGCTCAGCCTCCACTGCCAAGTCCCTGCTCTTCCGTTTCTTACCCGTCCTGCGCTGGTTGCCCCGCTACCCAGTGAAGGACTGGCTGCTTGGGGACATTGCCTCGGGCTTCAGTGTGGGCATAATGCACCTGCCCCAGG GGCTCGCCTACGCGCTGCTTGCTGGGCTGCCACCTGTCACTGGCCTCTACTCCTCCTTCTACCCCGTCTTCCTCTACTTCTTCTTCGGGACGTCCAGACATAACTCCGTGG GTCCCTTTGCTGTCATATCTGTCATGATTGGCAGCGTGACAGACTCCTTGATGCCCAGTGAGGACTTTCTGGAGTTTGTCAATGGCACCAACGTTACTGTAGTCAATGAGGCACAGCGGGACGCTGCCAGGGTAGAGTTGGTAGCCACCATCACAGTCCTGTCAGGAATCTTCCAG GTGGCCCTGGGTCTCCTGCAGTTTGGCTTTGTGGTGACCTACCTCTCAGACCCACTGGTGCGTGGCTACACTACTGCTGCCTCTGTGCACGTCCTCATCTCCCAGCTCAAGAATGTCTTCGGGGTCTCCCTAGGCGAGCACTCAGGGCCACTCTCATTGTTCGTG ACCTTCATTGAGATCTGCAAGAAGCTGCCAGAGACCAATGTGGGCACCTTGGTTACAGCCATCATTGCCATGGTGGCTATCTTCATTGTGAAGGAGCTCAATCACAAGTTCGCTGCCAAGCTCCCCATGCCCATCCCCATCGAGCTCATCACG ATCATCATCTCCACTGGCATATCCTATGGTGTCAACCTGAACTCCAAGTTTGGCATCTCCGTGGTGGGGAACATCCCCAGCGG GTTGAAGCCGCCTGTGGTCCCTAATGCCAGCTACTTTGGACAGGTGGTGGGCAATGCCTTCGCCATCGCTGTGGTGGGTTACGCTATCTGCATCTCCCTGGGTAAAATCTTTGCCCTGAAGCATGGCTACAAAGTGGATAGCAACCAG GAGCTGATTGCTCTGGGCCTCTCCAACTTCCTGGGGGGCTTCTTCCAGTGTTTTGCCATCAGCTGCTCAATGTCACGAAGTCTGGTGCAGGAGAGCACAGGGGGAAACAGCCAG GTGGCTGGTGTCATCTCTTCCCTGGTCATCCTGGTAACCATCCTGAAGATTGGAGAGCTCTTCCATGACCTGCCCAAG GCCATCTTGTCTGCCATCATCATCGTCAATCTCAAGGGCATGTTCAAGCAGTTCAAGGACCTCCACACACTCTGGAAGTCCAACCGTGTGGACTTG ATGGTCTGGGTGGTGACTTTCATAGCCACGCTCTTGCTGAACCTGGACATTGGCCTGGGAGCCTCAGTGGCCTTCGCATTGCTCACTGTCATCTTCCGGACCCAGCT cccccactaTTCCATCCTGGGACGTGTCACTGACACCAATGTCTACAAGGACGTGGCTGAATATGAGAAG gCAGAGGAAGTCCCTGGAATAAAGATCTTCCGCTCCTCCTCCACCATCTATTTTGCCAACGTGGAGCTGTACTCCGATGCACTGAAGAAGAAG AGTGGCATCAATGTGGATCGCCTgattgagaagaaaaagaaagcactcaagaaactgaagaaacagcagaagaaagcagagaaggagaaggcaaagaggaaaaag GACACAGAGGCTGAGTGCAATGGGCCAGGACTTGCAGTGATTGAGCTGAGTGAGGAGGAGGATAGAGCACCTGCTGAACCCACCCTGCGCtccctggggctgccccagccTGACTTCCATGCTGTCATCCTGGACTTCAGCCCCGTCAACTTCGTGGACACAGTCTCCATCAAAATCCTGAAGAAC ATCTTCAGGGATTTCCATGAAATAGAAGTGGACGTCTTTGTTGCCTGCTGCCCAG CGTCTGTTCTTGCCCAGCTGGAGCGGGGCAACTTCTTCAGCTCCACCATCACCAAGCACTGCTTCTTCCCGTCGGTGAATGACGCTGTGCTCCACATCAATGCTCCATCGGTGCGCCCAGCCTCG GAGAACCGCAGCACCAAAATGTAG
- the LOC107319990 gene encoding cytochrome b-c1 complex subunit 1, mitochondrial encodes MAASFVCRAAGRVLLRSPHPCATLLPLTRNRGTATYAQTLQNIPETNVTTLDNGLRVASEESSQPTCTVGVWIGAGSRYENEKNNGAGYFVEHLAFKGTKNRPCAAFEKEVESMGAHFNGYTSREQSAFYIKALSKDMPKVVELLADVVQNCALEESQIEKERGVILQELKEMDNDLTNVTFDYLHATAFQGTALARTVEGTTENIKHLTRADLASYVDTHFKAPRMVLAAAGGISHKELVDAAKKHFSGVSFTYKEDAVPILPRCRFTGSEIRARDDALPVAHIALAVEGPGWADPDNVVLHVANAIIGRYDRTFGGGKHLSSRLAALAVEHKLCHSFQTFNTSYSDTGLFGFHFVADPLSVDDMMFCAQGEWMRLCTSTTESEVKRAKNYLRNAMVAQLDGTTPVCETIGSHLLNYGRRISLEEWDSRISAVDARMVRDVCSKYIYDKCPALAAVGPIEQLLDYNRIRSGMYWVRL; translated from the exons ATGGCGGCGTCCTTCGTGTGCCGGGCGGCCGGGCGGGTTTTGCTGCGGAGCCCCCATCCCTGC GCGACTCTGCTGCCTCTGACAAGGAACCGTGGTACGGCCACCTACGCGCAGACACTGCAGAACATCCCTGAGACGAACGTCACCACGCTTGACAACGGGCTGCGAGTGGCTTCGGAGGAGTCCAGCCAGCCGACGTGCACG GTGGGTGTGTGGATTGGGGCGGGGAGCCGCTATGAGAATGAGAAGAACAATGGAGCTGGTTATTTCGTGGAACATCTGGCATTTAAG GGCACAAAGAACCGTCCTTGTGCTGCCTTTGAGAAGGAAGTGGAGAGCATGGGAGCTCACTTCAATGGGTACACCTCACGTGAGCAGAGTGCCTTTTACATAAAGGCTTTGTCCAAGGACATGCCAAAAG TGGTAGAGCTTCTGGCTGACGTTGTGCAGAACTGTGCCCTGGAGGAGTCTCAGATCGAGAAGGAGCGTGGTGTCATCCTTCAGGAGCTAAAAGAAATGGACAATGACTTGACTAACGTTACCTTTGATTACCTTCACGCCACTGCTTTCCAGGGCACTGCACTGGCCCGCACCGTCGAGGGGACCACAGAGAACATCAA GCATCTGACTCGAGCAGACCTAGCTTCGTATGTTGATACTCACTTCAAGGCACCTCGTATggtcctggcagctgctggag GTATTTCTCACAAGGAATTGGTAGATGCAGCTAAGAAACACTTCAGTGGGGTGTCCTTTACATACAAAGAGGATGCTGTGCCTATTCTGCCACGCTGTCGTTTCACAGGGAGCGAG ATCCGTGCCAGAGACGATGCTCTGCCTGTTGCCCACATTGCTCTTGCTGTGGAGGGGCCAGGATGGGCTGATCCTGATAACGTTGTCCTCCATGTGGCTAATGCAATCATTGGACGCTATGACCGCACGTTTGGAGGTGGCAAG CACCTGTCCAGCAGACTAGCTGCGCTCGCTGTGGAGCATAAACTCTGCCACAGCTTCCAGACGTTCAACACCTCCTACTCCGATACTGGCctctttggttttcattttgtcGCTGATCCTCTGTCTGTAGATGATATGATGTTTTGTGCTCAGGGCGAGTG GATGCGTCTGTGCACTAGCACCACTGAGTCAGAGGTGAAGAGAGCCAAGAACTATCTGCGAAATGCCATGGTGGCTCAGCTGGATG GTACCACTCCGGTGTGTGAAACAATTGGAAGCCATCTCTTAAATTATGGACGCCGTATCTCTCTGGAGGAATGGGATTCCAGGATTTCT GCTGTTGATGCAAGAATGGTGAGGGATGTATGCAGTAAATACATCTATGACAAATGCCCAGCGCTTGCAGCAGTTG GTCCCATTGAACAGCTGCTGGATTACAACCGTATCCGCAGTGGCATGTACTGGGTCCGTCTGTAG